The following are encoded in a window of Solidesulfovibrio magneticus RS-1 genomic DNA:
- a CDS encoding response regulator, protein MAKRIMTVDDSASVRQMVAMTLKKEGYDVIEASDGKDALSKMSGTIDMVITDLNMPNLDGIGLIKGIRAQAAYKFIPVVMLTTESQAGKKAEGKSAGATGWIVKPFTPDQLLAVVKKVLR, encoded by the coding sequence ATGGCCAAACGCATCATGACCGTGGACGATTCGGCCAGCGTCAGACAGATGGTCGCCATGACGCTCAAAAAGGAAGGCTACGACGTCATCGAAGCCTCGGACGGCAAGGACGCGCTTTCCAAGATGTCCGGCACGATCGACATGGTGATCACCGATCTCAACATGCCCAATCTTGACGGCATTGGCCTGATCAAGGGCATCCGGGCCCAGGCCGCCTACAAATTCATTCCGGTGGTCATGCTGACCACGGAATCCCAGGCCGGCAAAAAGGCCGAAGGCAAGTCCGCCGGGGCCACGGGCTGGATCGTCAAACCCTTCACCCCGGACCAGCTCCTGGCCGTGGTCAAGAAGGTGCTGCGCTAG
- the bioF gene encoding 8-amino-7-oxononanoate synthase: MSTSFFGKYIVPEAAKLRNSDSYRTIPPVDDGAAREVVYSGAKLLNLASNNYLGLSHHPDLIEASNKAATRHGCSSGASRLITGNFALAETLEAELATFKYQEAALVTGSGYAANLAVFTSLADRHTVVFSDRLNHASIIDGILLSGARLVRYKHLDMEHLSRLLDREALAEKKIIVTDTVFSMDGDVAPLARLVELGKAHGALVVVDEAHAMGVLGRGRGLVAALGLSNDVDVQVGTMSKALGSLGGYVAARVETIELLRNKGRSFIFSTALPPAVLAAGLAALRHVKANPGLGARLMRISRQIRDHLDSLGFDTMGSTTQIIPVFCGRNRVALHAQALLRAEGLLVAAVRPPTVPQGTARLRLSLRADLTDDDLKHIRLGFSRLRVSFFP; encoded by the coding sequence ATGAGCACATCCTTTTTCGGCAAATACATTGTGCCCGAAGCGGCGAAACTCCGCAATTCGGACAGCTACCGGACCATTCCGCCCGTGGACGACGGCGCGGCCCGGGAGGTTGTCTACTCCGGCGCGAAGCTACTTAACCTCGCCTCCAATAACTACCTAGGCCTGTCCCACCACCCGGACCTCATCGAAGCGTCCAACAAGGCCGCCACGCGCCACGGCTGTTCGTCCGGAGCCTCGCGGCTCATTACCGGCAACTTCGCCCTGGCCGAAACCCTGGAAGCGGAATTGGCCACCTTCAAATACCAGGAAGCGGCCCTGGTGACCGGCAGCGGCTACGCCGCCAACTTGGCCGTGTTCACGTCCCTGGCCGACCGCCATACGGTCGTTTTCTCCGATCGCTTAAACCACGCCAGCATCATCGACGGCATCCTGCTCTCCGGGGCGCGGCTCGTGCGCTACAAGCACCTCGACATGGAGCATCTCTCCCGGCTGCTTGACCGCGAAGCTTTGGCCGAAAAAAAGATCATCGTCACGGACACGGTTTTCAGCATGGACGGCGACGTGGCCCCCTTAGCGCGATTGGTCGAGCTTGGCAAAGCCCACGGGGCGCTTGTCGTGGTGGACGAAGCCCACGCCATGGGCGTGCTCGGCCGGGGGCGCGGGCTGGTGGCGGCGCTTGGGCTGTCCAACGACGTGGACGTCCAGGTAGGCACCATGAGCAAGGCGTTGGGGTCCCTTGGTGGCTACGTGGCCGCCCGGGTGGAGACCATTGAGCTTTTGCGCAACAAGGGCCGCTCGTTTATCTTTTCCACGGCCCTGCCCCCGGCCGTGCTGGCGGCAGGGCTGGCCGCCCTGCGCCACGTCAAGGCCAATCCCGGGCTTGGGGCGCGGCTCATGCGCATCTCCCGGCAGATTCGCGACCATCTGGACAGCCTTGGGTTTGACACCATGGGTTCGACTACCCAGATCATCCCGGTTTTTTGCGGCAGAAACCGTGTCGCGCTCCATGCCCAGGCCCTGCTTCGGGCCGAGGGCCTGCTCGTGGCCGCCGTACGGCCGCCCACCGTGCCCCAGGGCACAGCCCGGCTGCGATTGTCGCTGCGAGCCGACCTCACCGACGACGACCTCAAACACATCCGCCTCGGGTTTTCCAGGCTTCGGGTTTCCTTTTTCCCATGA
- the murA gene encoding UDP-N-acetylglucosamine 1-carboxyvinyltransferase produces the protein MDKLLIRGGKPLNGPIRVSGSKNAALPILLAAPLLTEKTVVDNVPRLRDIHTTLKLNEILGCPSTFEGNTVTMEPAANLNPEAPYDLVRTMRASVLVLGPLLARTGRARVALPGGCAIGARPVNLHLTALEKMGATFTLEAGYIEGRCDRLTGAHIVFDFPTVGGTENLLMAASLAEGTTILENAAREPEVADLADFLNAMGAKITGHGTSVITIEGVPSLGGGRYSVMPDRIEAATYMIAAAITGGELHLECCPFMELDAVVSKLREMGVVIEATNAGVAVRRQGQLVGVDVATQVYPGFPTDVQAQIMALMCVAVGSSSIRETIFENRFMHVQELVRLGAQIRISSQTAFIRGVGTLTGAPVMASDLRASASLVLAGLAAKGETLIQRVYHLDRGYEAMEVKLQNVGADIERLT, from the coding sequence ATGGATAAACTGCTCATTCGGGGCGGCAAGCCCCTTAACGGCCCCATCCGGGTCAGCGGCTCGAAAAACGCCGCCCTGCCCATTCTGCTGGCCGCGCCGCTTCTGACCGAAAAAACCGTCGTCGATAACGTCCCGCGCCTGCGCGACATCCATACCACACTCAAGCTCAACGAAATCCTCGGCTGCCCTTCGACCTTTGAAGGCAACACCGTGACCATGGAGCCGGCCGCGAACCTCAATCCCGAGGCCCCCTACGACCTCGTGCGCACCATGCGCGCCTCGGTGCTGGTCCTTGGCCCCCTGCTCGCCCGCACCGGCCGCGCCCGGGTGGCCCTGCCCGGCGGCTGCGCCATCGGCGCGCGGCCCGTCAACCTGCACCTCACGGCGCTGGAAAAAATGGGCGCTACCTTCACCCTGGAGGCCGGCTACATCGAAGGCCGCTGCGACCGGCTCACCGGCGCGCACATCGTCTTCGACTTCCCCACCGTCGGCGGCACGGAAAACCTGCTCATGGCCGCCAGCCTGGCCGAAGGCACCACCATCCTCGAAAACGCCGCCCGCGAACCCGAAGTGGCCGATCTGGCCGACTTCCTCAACGCCATGGGCGCGAAAATTACCGGCCACGGCACCTCGGTCATCACCATTGAAGGTGTCCCAAGCCTCGGCGGTGGCCGCTATTCCGTCATGCCCGACCGCATCGAGGCCGCCACCTACATGATCGCCGCCGCCATCACCGGCGGCGAGCTGCACCTGGAATGCTGCCCGTTCATGGAACTCGACGCGGTGGTCTCCAAACTGCGCGAAATGGGCGTGGTCATCGAAGCCACCAACGCCGGCGTGGCCGTGCGCCGCCAGGGTCAGCTCGTGGGCGTCGACGTGGCCACCCAGGTCTACCCGGGCTTCCCCACCGACGTGCAGGCGCAAATCATGGCCCTTATGTGCGTGGCCGTGGGCTCAAGCTCCATCCGCGAAACCATTTTCGAAAACCGCTTCATGCACGTCCAGGAACTGGTGCGCCTGGGCGCGCAGATCCGCATCTCGTCCCAGACCGCCTTTATCCGGGGCGTCGGCACGCTCACCGGCGCGCCGGTCATGGCTTCCGATCTGCGGGCCAGCGCCTCGCTGGTGCTGGCCGGCCTGGCCGCCAAGGGCGAGACGCTCATCCAGCGCGTCTACCACCTCGACCGGGGCTACGAAGCCATGGAAGTGAAACTGCAAAACGTCGGCGCGGACATCGAACGGTTGACGTAA
- a CDS encoding methyltransferase domain-containing protein, with amino-acid sequence MSSRDIRRRFDRAGAGYESVAVVQARVAEELAGRCPEHLTGRVLEIGAGSGLLTRRLAPRLLAAGQSDSLYVALDLSPGMLAHATMPPGVVRLAANGEAAPLRPGSFDFLASASAMHWYADPARSLAANLRLLRPGGRFALAFYLEGTLSELDEASRATGFGSVYPMRPEHWWRETLAAMPGIVWEMTTARHTVVHADVREMLRSLQGAGVTHTPSKRVGSPGKYREFIRYYENKFTHGKIDSTYIVMYILGKKGKL; translated from the coding sequence ATGAGCAGCCGCGACATCCGCCGCCGTTTCGACCGGGCCGGGGCCGGCTACGAGAGCGTGGCCGTGGTCCAGGCCCGGGTGGCCGAGGAACTGGCCGGCCGCTGCCCCGAGCATCTCACCGGCCGGGTGCTGGAGATCGGGGCCGGCAGCGGCCTGCTTACCCGCCGGCTCGCCCCGCGCCTTTTGGCCGCCGGCCAGTCGGACAGCCTCTATGTGGCCCTGGACCTCTCGCCCGGGATGCTGGCCCATGCCACCATGCCGCCCGGGGTGGTCCGGCTGGCGGCCAATGGCGAAGCGGCTCCGCTTAGGCCCGGCAGCTTCGATTTCCTGGCCTCGGCCTCGGCCATGCACTGGTACGCCGATCCGGCCCGGTCGCTGGCCGCCAATCTGCGGCTGCTGCGGCCGGGCGGCCGCTTCGCCCTGGCCTTTTACCTGGAGGGGACGCTGTCGGAGCTGGACGAGGCCTCCCGGGCCACGGGCTTCGGCTCGGTCTACCCCATGCGGCCGGAGCACTGGTGGCGCGAGACGCTGGCCGCCATGCCGGGGATCGTCTGGGAGATGACAACGGCGCGCCACACCGTGGTCCACGCCGATGTCCGGGAGATGCTACGGAGCCTGCAAGGGGCCGGGGTCACCCACACGCCGTCAAAACGCGTGGGCAGCCCCGGGAAGTATCGAGAATTTATCCGATATTATGAGAATAAATTTACACATGGGAAAATTGACAGCACGTATATAGTTATGTATATTCTTGGAAAAAAGGGGAAATTATGA
- the bioD gene encoding dethiobiotin synthase codes for MKRYYITGTGTGIGKTVFSALFAKELMSQGLRVRYVKPVATGYPEDDDAAWVAGQAGLGAGEALTLYTAAEPASPCFVFDPFPFAQCVARIEAAAEGCDALLVESAGGLAVPLGQRRYNYHFALELGLETILVVPNRLGCLSDAIVYGHFAKRHKLALTAIAVNDHFAASPREGDRNAAVIAGEYPSQTIYRYDTALSMLA; via the coding sequence ATGAAGCGCTATTATATTACCGGAACCGGAACCGGCATCGGCAAGACGGTGTTCTCGGCCCTTTTCGCCAAGGAACTTATGAGCCAGGGCCTGCGGGTACGCTACGTCAAGCCCGTGGCCACGGGCTATCCCGAGGACGACGACGCGGCCTGGGTGGCCGGGCAGGCCGGGCTAGGGGCGGGCGAGGCGCTCACGCTCTACACGGCGGCCGAGCCGGCCTCACCGTGTTTCGTGTTCGATCCCTTTCCCTTTGCGCAGTGCGTGGCGCGCATCGAGGCGGCGGCCGAGGGCTGCGACGCGCTTTTGGTGGAAAGCGCCGGCGGCCTGGCCGTGCCCCTGGGGCAGCGGCGCTATAATTACCATTTCGCCCTGGAACTCGGGCTGGAGACGATTCTGGTCGTCCCCAACCGCCTGGGGTGCCTGTCCGACGCCATCGTCTACGGCCATTTCGCCAAACGGCACAAGCTGGCGTTGACGGCCATCGCCGTAAACGACCATTTCGCGGCCAGCCCCCGCGAGGGGGACCGCAATGCGGCGGTTATTGCCGGAGAGTATCCCAGCCAGACGATCTATCGTTACGACACGGCGTTGTCGATGCTGGCGTAA
- a CDS encoding alpha/beta fold hydrolase, with product MTQTVFCSGFAGPEALFPGLSGRTRFVAPFLDGDEAFVVGRLMDGGDVLAGWSTGAHIILKHAAALFPRYGRVVLLAPFLRFADCYPARAVRAMAAGMKADPAAAIAAFWQNCAVDAPPAYDPAWTGALTAGLDYLLASEAAAPDVAAGHVTVVSGAADRIVRASAVEKVLAALPGAAHSVHPGGHWPRPELLQGLLWS from the coding sequence ATGACGCAAACGGTTTTCTGCTCCGGCTTTGCCGGTCCCGAGGCGCTGTTTCCGGGCCTTTCGGGCCGCACGCGTTTTGTCGCGCCGTTTCTGGACGGCGACGAGGCCTTTGTGGTCGGGCGGCTCATGGACGGCGGCGACGTCCTGGCCGGCTGGTCCACGGGCGCGCACATCATCCTCAAGCACGCCGCGGCCCTTTTCCCGCGCTATGGACGGGTTGTGCTTCTCGCGCCATTTTTGCGCTTCGCTGATTGCTATCCGGCCCGCGCCGTGCGGGCCATGGCCGCCGGCATGAAGGCCGATCCGGCGGCAGCCATCGCCGCCTTCTGGCAAAACTGCGCCGTGGACGCGCCGCCGGCCTACGATCCGGCCTGGACCGGGGCGCTCACGGCAGGCCTGGACTATCTGCTGGCCTCCGAAGCGGCCGCGCCCGACGTCGCCGCCGGCCATGTGACGGTCGTTTCCGGCGCGGCCGACCGCATCGTGCGGGCCTCGGCCGTGGAGAAAGTCCTGGCCGCCCTGCCCGGAGCGGCCCACAGCGTCCACCCCGGCGGCCACTGGCCGCGCCCGGAACTCTTGCAAGGGCTTCTGTGGTCATGA
- the cutA gene encoding divalent-cation tolerance protein CutA translates to MTAVFAYVTAPSVEEADRIGAALVEERLAACANIFPAMRSVYRWKGAIEKADEAVLVAKTRQSLAPALIARVKELHPYEVPCVVTLPITDGLPDFLRWIEDETTPQTDNPA, encoded by the coding sequence ATGACCGCCGTCTTCGCCTACGTCACCGCCCCGAGCGTCGAGGAAGCCGACCGCATCGGGGCCGCCCTGGTCGAGGAACGCCTGGCCGCCTGCGCCAATATTTTCCCGGCGATGCGTTCCGTCTACCGCTGGAAAGGGGCCATCGAAAAAGCCGACGAGGCCGTGCTCGTGGCCAAGACCCGGCAGTCCCTGGCCCCGGCGCTCATCGCCCGGGTCAAGGAACTGCATCCCTACGAGGTGCCCTGCGTGGTCACCCTGCCCATCACCGACGGGCTGCCCGATTTCCTGCGCTGGATCGAAGACGAAACCACGCCCCAAACCGACAACCCCGCATGA
- the bioA gene encoding adenosylmethionine--8-amino-7-oxononanoate transaminase, translated as MRIWHPCTQMKDHEKHPPVFIDRGQGIYLYDRQGKSYIDAISSWWVNLFGHANPRIAKAVTEQLTRLEHVIFAGCTHAPAEELAERLLAVVPEGLTRVFFADNGSCAVEAALKMSHAYWRNLGRPEKCKFIYLSNGYHGETAGALGVCGDRLYAAPFTPLVVPQIEVVGPECHACPLGLARESCAAECFGGMEAAIKAHADELSGVIIEPLVQCAGSFRMHPPAYLAKLRQATTAAGCHLIADEIAVGFGRTGTMFACQQAAITPDFMCLSKGITSGTLPLSVVLTGDAVFDAFYHDYHDDKAFLHSHSYTGNPLACAAACETLRIFEEDDVIIANRPKITHLQAAVRQRFAGHKHVSDIRSTGWITAVSLAADPAAGRPFDERDRTGFRIYREAIKRGAWLRNLGDMIYFMPPYVITLEEIDRLTDIALDAVEAVLG; from the coding sequence ATGCGGATCTGGCACCCATGCACCCAGATGAAGGACCACGAGAAGCATCCTCCCGTCTTTATCGACCGGGGTCAAGGGATTTACCTCTATGACCGCCAGGGAAAGTCCTATATCGACGCCATTTCCTCGTGGTGGGTCAACCTCTTTGGGCATGCCAACCCGCGCATAGCCAAGGCCGTCACCGAGCAGCTCACGCGCCTGGAGCACGTGATTTTCGCCGGCTGCACCCACGCCCCGGCCGAGGAACTGGCCGAGCGGCTGCTGGCCGTGGTCCCCGAAGGCCTCACGCGCGTCTTTTTCGCCGACAACGGCTCCTGCGCCGTGGAAGCGGCGCTCAAGATGAGCCACGCCTACTGGCGCAACCTCGGGCGTCCCGAGAAGTGCAAATTCATCTATCTGTCCAACGGCTATCACGGCGAAACGGCCGGAGCCTTGGGCGTGTGCGGCGACCGGCTCTATGCCGCGCCGTTTACGCCCCTTGTCGTGCCGCAGATCGAAGTGGTCGGCCCGGAATGTCACGCCTGTCCGTTGGGACTTGCCCGCGAAAGCTGCGCCGCCGAGTGTTTCGGCGGCATGGAAGCGGCCATCAAGGCCCACGCGGACGAGTTGTCCGGCGTCATCATCGAACCGCTGGTGCAGTGCGCCGGGAGCTTCCGGATGCATCCGCCGGCCTATCTGGCCAAGTTGCGCCAGGCGACCACCGCCGCCGGCTGCCACCTCATTGCCGACGAGATCGCCGTGGGATTTGGGCGCACGGGAACCATGTTCGCCTGCCAGCAGGCGGCCATCACTCCCGATTTTATGTGCCTGTCCAAGGGCATCACCAGCGGCACGTTGCCGCTTTCGGTGGTGCTGACCGGCGACGCCGTGTTCGACGCCTTCTACCACGACTACCACGACGACAAGGCCTTTTTGCACAGCCACAGCTACACCGGCAATCCGCTGGCCTGCGCCGCTGCCTGCGAGACCCTGCGCATTTTCGAGGAAGACGACGTCATCATTGCCAACCGGCCCAAGATCACCCATCTGCAAGCCGCCGTGCGCCAGCGTTTCGCCGGGCACAAGCACGTGTCCGACATCCGCTCCACGGGCTGGATCACGGCCGTGTCCCTGGCCGCCGATCCGGCCGCCGGCCGGCCCTTTGACGAACGCGACCGCACGGGATTTCGCATCTACCGCGAAGCCATCAAGCGCGGCGCGTGGTTGCGAAACCTCGGCGACATGATCTATTTTATGCCGCCCTACGTGATCACGCTGGAAGAAATCGACAGGCTGACCGACATCGCCCTGGATGCGGTCGAGGCGGTGCTTGGATGA
- a CDS encoding 2-amino-3,7-dideoxy-D-threo-hept-6-ulosonate synthase has product MTIGKSIRLERIVNRDTGRTIIVPLDHGVSVGPIEGIADMRDAVTNIVAGGANAVLMHKGVVRCGHRARGRDVGLIIHLSASTSLSPFPNAKTLVCTVEEAMRLGADAVSVHVNLGDAAESRMLDDMGRVTEAAVSWGIPVLAMMYARGPKISNEFDADVVAHCARVGNELGADIVKVPYTGDPDSFAKVVGGCCVPVVIAGGPKTDSTRGFLTMIADSLAAGGAGLSVGRNIFQAPDPAELLKAVTAIVHDGKSVDEAMEMLAQG; this is encoded by the coding sequence ATGACCATCGGCAAATCCATTCGTCTGGAACGCATCGTCAACCGCGACACCGGCCGCACCATCATCGTGCCGCTGGATCACGGCGTCTCCGTCGGTCCCATTGAGGGCATCGCCGACATGCGCGACGCCGTCACCAACATCGTGGCCGGCGGGGCCAACGCCGTGCTCATGCACAAGGGTGTTGTGCGCTGCGGCCACCGGGCGCGCGGCCGCGACGTGGGCCTTATCATCCACCTTTCGGCCAGCACCAGCCTGTCTCCCTTTCCCAACGCCAAGACCCTGGTGTGCACCGTGGAGGAAGCCATGCGCCTGGGCGCCGACGCCGTGTCGGTCCACGTCAATCTCGGCGACGCCGCCGAATCCAGGATGCTCGACGACATGGGCCGCGTCACCGAGGCGGCCGTGTCCTGGGGCATCCCGGTGCTGGCCATGATGTACGCCCGCGGCCCCAAGATTTCCAACGAGTTCGACGCCGACGTGGTGGCCCACTGCGCCCGGGTCGGCAACGAACTTGGCGCGGACATCGTCAAGGTGCCCTACACCGGCGACCCGGACAGCTTCGCCAAGGTGGTGGGCGGCTGCTGCGTGCCGGTGGTCATCGCCGGCGGCCCCAAGACCGACTCCACACGCGGCTTTTTGACCATGATCGCCGACAGCCTGGCCGCCGGCGGTGCGGGCCTGTCGGTTGGCCGCAACATTTTCCAGGCCCCGGACCCGGCCGAGTTGCTGAAAGCCGTCACGGCCATCGTGCATGACGGCAAGAGCGTGGACGAGGCCATGGAGATGCTGGCCCAGGGATGA
- a CDS encoding MgtC/SapB family protein produces the protein MTDFEFLLRIGAALVLGAAIGLERQWRQRMAGLRTNALVAVGAALFVALTALADQDASPTRMAAQVVSGIGFLGAGVIMREGLTIRGLNTAATLWCAAAVGVLSGSGAYLFAGLGAAAILLANILLRPLANVVNRCPTRRTEAVRYYIVVVCTCESEQHIRTLLLQILNSSAVKLRSLHSEDQDDPRKVEVRAQVSCESDCDRVLEQAVSRLSLESAVSAIRWELVDGGGPEEEE, from the coding sequence ATGACGGATTTCGAATTCCTGCTGCGCATTGGCGCGGCCCTGGTTCTGGGCGCGGCCATCGGCCTGGAACGCCAGTGGCGACAGCGCATGGCCGGGCTTCGCACCAACGCCCTGGTGGCGGTCGGCGCGGCCCTTTTCGTGGCGCTCACCGCCCTGGCGGACCAGGACGCCAGCCCCACCCGCATGGCCGCCCAGGTGGTCTCCGGCATCGGCTTTCTGGGGGCCGGCGTCATCATGCGCGAAGGCCTGACCATCCGGGGCCTCAACACCGCCGCCACCTTGTGGTGCGCGGCGGCTGTCGGGGTCTTGTCCGGCTCAGGCGCGTACCTTTTCGCCGGCCTGGGCGCGGCGGCCATTTTGCTGGCCAACATCCTGCTGCGCCCCCTGGCCAACGTGGTCAACCGCTGTCCGACGCGCCGGACCGAGGCCGTGCGCTACTATATTGTGGTGGTATGCACCTGCGAGAGCGAGCAGCACATCCGCACGCTGTTGCTGCAAATCCTCAACAGCTCGGCCGTGAAGCTGCGCTCACTGCACAGCGAGGATCAGGACGACCCGCGCAAGGTGGAGGTCCGAGCCCAGGTTTCCTGCGAAAGCGACTGCGACCGGGTGCTGGAGCAGGCCGTCTCGCGTCTGAGCCTGGAAAGCGCGGTCAGCGCCATCCGCTGGGAACTGGTGGACGGGGGCGGGCCTGAAGAGGAAGAGTGA
- a CDS encoding sigma-54-dependent transcriptional regulator produces the protein MAKILVIDDDTHIREVCKLVIEGMGHEVTAMPNLAKGLDALDREFYDVLYLDVDLPDGNGLIAIPKITERERAPEVIIFTGASYPNGAELAIKNGAWDYIEKPATAESMTLPLIRALQYRKEKFAHRPPTVALKREGIIGGSPRVASCLDLVAQAANSDANTLITGETGTGKELFARAIHDNSERADGPFVVVDCSSLTETLIESVLFGHAKGAFTGAEKKQEGLIKQADKGTLFLDEVGELPFSQQKAFLRVLQEHRFRPVGAKEEETSDFRLVAATNKDLEALVAAGEFRNDLLFRLRTMHINIPALRLRGEDIRGLAIHYMNAFCTKYKVPLKGFSPEFLDSLEEYDWPGNVRELVNLMENIIVRAQYEPTLYPKHLPPEIRIRIMSGRVKDTPATVQDVEMLPVAEAGGAAQELVLTPFDEYKKDVEHRYFKLLMQTAGGDIHRACELSELGKQSLYRYLRIHGIPTRT, from the coding sequence ATGGCCAAGATTCTCGTCATCGACGACGACACGCACATTCGCGAAGTCTGCAAGCTGGTCATCGAAGGCATGGGCCATGAGGTGACCGCCATGCCCAACCTGGCCAAGGGCCTCGACGCCCTGGACCGCGAATTTTACGACGTCCTCTATCTCGACGTCGATCTGCCCGACGGCAACGGGCTTATCGCCATCCCCAAGATCACCGAGCGCGAACGCGCCCCGGAAGTCATCATTTTCACCGGCGCGAGCTACCCCAACGGCGCGGAACTGGCCATCAAAAACGGGGCTTGGGACTACATCGAAAAGCCGGCCACGGCCGAGTCCATGACCCTGCCGCTCATTCGCGCCCTGCAGTACCGCAAGGAAAAATTCGCCCATCGCCCGCCCACCGTGGCCCTCAAGCGCGAGGGCATCATCGGCGGCAGCCCGCGCGTGGCCAGTTGCCTCGATCTGGTGGCCCAGGCCGCCAACTCCGACGCCAACACGCTCATTACCGGCGAGACCGGCACCGGCAAGGAACTGTTTGCCCGGGCCATCCACGACAACAGCGAACGGGCCGACGGGCCCTTCGTGGTGGTCGATTGCTCCAGCCTCACCGAAACGCTCATTGAATCGGTGCTCTTTGGCCATGCCAAGGGGGCCTTTACCGGAGCGGAAAAAAAACAGGAAGGCCTCATCAAGCAGGCCGACAAAGGGACGCTTTTCCTTGATGAAGTGGGTGAGCTGCCCTTTTCCCAGCAAAAGGCCTTTTTGCGCGTGCTCCAGGAGCACCGCTTCCGGCCGGTGGGGGCCAAGGAAGAGGAAACCAGCGATTTCCGCCTGGTCGCCGCCACCAACAAGGACCTCGAAGCCCTGGTCGCGGCCGGCGAATTCCGCAACGATCTGCTCTTTCGCCTGCGCACCATGCACATCAACATTCCGGCCCTGCGGCTTCGCGGCGAGGACATCCGGGGCCTGGCCATCCATTACATGAACGCCTTTTGCACGAAGTACAAAGTGCCGCTCAAGGGTTTTTCCCCGGAATTCCTGGACAGCCTCGAAGAATACGACTGGCCGGGCAACGTGCGCGAGCTGGTCAACCTCATGGAAAACATCATCGTGCGCGCCCAGTACGAGCCCACACTGTATCCCAAGCATCTGCCGCCGGAAATCCGCATCCGCATCATGAGCGGGCGGGTCAAGGACACCCCGGCCACGGTCCAGGACGTCGAGATGCTTCCCGTTGCCGAAGCCGGCGGAGCCGCCCAGGAACTGGTGCTCACCCCCTTCGACGAATACAAAAAGGATGTGGAGCACCGTTATTTCAAGCTCCTCATGCAGACCGCCGGCGGCGACATCCACCGGGCCTGCGAACTGTCCGAGCTTGGCAAGCAGAGCCTGTACCGCTACCTGCGCATCCACGGCATTCCGACCCGGACTTAG